A portion of the Natronococcus sp. AD-5 genome contains these proteins:
- a CDS encoding FxsA family protein, giving the protein MLRWILALLLIPFLDAVLLGFVATAYTGWTLMVLLVVLTGLVGMLLVRAEGRRTIRKMQRSLAEGKPPTDELLDGGFLIASGAFLLTPGLVTDLLGFLLVVPLTRIPIRAALKRYVIVPYADKKTGGFASGNVWTFGFPDEETAQETGQARWSDGGTYDLGDDDYSVDSNDEDSYTIEFGDEEEDSSEDDADDPFAR; this is encoded by the coding sequence ATGCTCCGGTGGATCCTTGCGCTATTGCTGATTCCGTTTCTCGATGCGGTGCTCCTCGGGTTCGTCGCGACCGCCTACACCGGCTGGACGCTGATGGTCCTGCTGGTCGTGCTGACGGGACTCGTCGGCATGCTGCTCGTGCGAGCCGAGGGCCGGCGGACGATCCGAAAGATGCAGCGGTCGCTCGCCGAGGGGAAACCGCCGACCGACGAGTTGCTCGACGGCGGGTTCCTGATCGCCTCCGGAGCGTTTCTGCTCACGCCGGGTCTGGTCACGGATCTGCTCGGCTTCCTGCTGGTCGTTCCGCTAACCCGGATTCCGATCCGGGCCGCGCTCAAACGCTACGTGATCGTCCCGTACGCGGACAAGAAGACCGGCGGTTTCGCCAGCGGCAACGTCTGGACGTTCGGCTTCCCCGACGAGGAAACCGCCCAGGAGACCGGACAGGCACGCTGGTCCGACGGCGGGACGTACGACCTCGGCGACGACGACTACTCCGTCGACTCGAACGACGAAGACTCGTACACGATCGAGTTCGGCGACGAGGAGGAAGACTCGAGCGAGGACGACGCCGACGACCCCTTTGCTCGGTAG